TTACCTTTTCCGGCGTCGTGGCGATGATTTTCGGCTCTTTCTTACCCGGGTAAACATCCGCGATGCCTTTGGCGACTTTCCCCCCGCCCAGCTCCAGCATGAGCTGCGTGGCGTGTTTCAGGGCGGGTATGGTCAACCCGGCGCTGATGCCCCGCTCGAACCTGGCCGAGGCTTCGCTCATCAGCCCGAGTTGCCGGCTGGTGTAATGCAGGCTGGCCGCTTTGAAGCTGGCGGCTTCCAGCAGGATATTGGTGGTGCTGTCCGTCACTTCGCTGTTGAGGCCTCCCATCACCCCGCCGATGGCTACCGTCCGCTCGCCGTCGGCGATGACCAGCATCTGTGAGGTAAGCTGGCGCTCGTTGCCGTCCAGGGTGTAGAACTTTTCCCCCTCCCCGGCCCGCCTCACGATGATTTTCTTGCCCTTCAGTCTATCGTAGTCGAACGAGTGCAGCGGCTGGCCGTATTCCAGCATGATGTAATTGGTGATATCCACGATGTTGTTGATCGGCCGCTGCCCGGCGGCGGTGAGCCGCTCTTGCAGCCATGCCGGCGACTCTTTAATGGTGACGCCGGTAATCAGGCTGGCGCAGTAGCGCGGGCAGAGCTCGCTGTCCTTTATCTCGATGATAATATGTTTTTCGATAGCCTCGCCGGTTTCCGGGTAGCTTGCGTCCGGGACACGCGCCGGCTGCCCGCAGATGGCGGCGACCTCCCTGGCCACGCCGGTCACGGAAAGGCAGTCCGGCCGGTTGGCGGTGATATCGATGTTCAGGACGGTGTCCCCCATGAAGTCGGCCAGCGGTGTGCCCGCCGCCGCCTCCCTGGAGAGCACCAGGATGCCTTCGTGGCTGTCCGATATCCCCAGCTCCCTCTCCGAGCAAATCATGCCCTTGGAGACCACGCCGCGTATCTTGGCGGGCTTGAGCTCCTCCGCCTTGCCGTTTTCCGGGTTGGTGAGTTTGGCGCCCACCCTGGCAAAGGCTATCTTGTCCCCGATGGTTAAATTCGGCGCGCCGCAGACCACCGTTTCCTGTTCCGTCCCCAGGCTGACCGTGGCCAAACGCAGCCGGTCGGCGTTGGGGTGGGGCTCTATCGCCACTATCTCCCCCGCGAAAATGTTGTCCCAGCTCCCGCCGGTGCTGATAATCTCGCTTACTTCCAGCCCGGCCAGCGTCAGCCTTTTGGCCAGCTCCGCCGTCGGCAGGGTAATCTTTACATAATCCTTAAGCCACTTTAACGGTACTTTCATGATAGTTTAAAGTTTACAGTGAACAGTTTTCAGTTTCCCCGCCCCTTTTCCCCAACTCTCAACTGTGAACTCCTCCCTTTCCCCAGAACTGTCAACTTCCTCTTAGAACTGCCTTAAAAATCTCAAGTCGTTATTATAAAATAGCCGCATGTCCTCGATGCCGTAGCGCAGCATGGGCATGCGTTCCAGCCCCATCCCGAAGGCGAAGCTGGTATATTCCTCCGGGTC
This Dehalococcoidales bacterium DNA region includes the following protein-coding sequences:
- the pheT gene encoding phenylalanine--tRNA ligase subunit beta, giving the protein MKVPLKWLKDYVKITLPTAELAKRLTLAGLEVSEIISTGGSWDNIFAGEIVAIEPHPNADRLRLATVSLGTEQETVVCGAPNLTIGDKIAFARVGAKLTNPENGKAEELKPAKIRGVVSKGMICSERELGISDSHEGILVLSREAAAGTPLADFMGDTVLNIDITANRPDCLSVTGVAREVAAICGQPARVPDASYPETGEAIEKHIIIEIKDSELCPRYCASLITGVTIKESPAWLQERLTAAGQRPINNIVDITNYIMLEYGQPLHSFDYDRLKGKKIIVRRAGEGEKFYTLDGNERQLTSQMLVIADGERTVAIGGVMGGLNSEVTDSTTNILLEAASFKAASLHYTSRQLGLMSEASARFERGISAGLTIPALKHATQLMLELGGGKVAKGIADVYPGKKEPKIIATTPEKVKRVLGVGYSLEEIKQGLEAFGFKCTTDGHKIMTTAPYWRSDIKIEVDLIEEVARYYGYDRIPATLFTDPLPAPDANPEYALRQKIRRTLTGFGFQEVVNYTLTGGEVMHNIFGEAHDPQPMPPRVANPMTADQEYLRFSLRPNLLATLAANRRHEDGGIKLFETGKIYIANGNDLPREPEVLCGIMNGGRAAQSWLGGGEGNYDFYDVKGAAEGLLQNLGVTVSFENSQDEGLHPNRQAAVVPGGKGGKKAIGVIGEIHPRVANAFEIEGTVCLMEIDLAGLLSAIGQKTYKPVPRFPSIVRDLALVVDADVTNRQILDILKGFSLITSVALFDVYAGKQVAAGKKSLAYRLEYQSPDQTLTDETVNKVQEQVLARLTKELGAGLRG